A window from Sphingopyxis alaskensis RB2256 encodes these proteins:
- a CDS encoding TonB-dependent receptor plug domain-containing protein, which translates to MIRTFSLRSAAALAIVAVLATAPAVAQPTSADTAPIQRDEGDITTSQDIVVLGSVGYRGRSDEAEPVLSYDSEFFQRFEPLTAGDALKRVPSVTFLSDVIESDGARLRGLPPGYTQILINGERVPGNGDDRSFFMDRIPAELIDRVEILRSSSARRTGDAVAGTINIELRDGFELDGGYVRAGALYFDDEELEPSLGLVYGGKVGPGRLLVGLNFQGRHNPKRKRSLRYGDSPENDPDFRVNEFDNREDQSDTRDGKDYSANASYEIDGETTGFRISGFYVRTDRTETERSFEYDDPTAISGPLPSGNLLTDNRNVNNIDQENYSIDARLSHDWSLGKTTLRLGHARFDDKQRESENEIDFDVDYDDGEVPVFEQAFTATDIVDKEYTAKLDHEFDLGHDIQLVVGGFYQKKKRNTAILDADGEEDFPGLETSYDQFADSPDDLLSPFDPLEPTDGGVSRIEERRLDGFALVQGKSGGLTWEAGIRYETTRFDITDFTEAAAIPTQRNEYEKWLPSASVKFDLTSRDRITASVARTNRRPDFNFISPALLEEEVGDSDLLGNPQLGPETAWGFDLGYERRIGRTGIVGINAFYRDVTDLIELTNTGEEGSEGEGTFVYQPQNVGDGKVWGVEFDLSTDLGFLGLPDTGLFGNVSWLDSEITDFAGKRRFNGQSDYVYNIGFVQDIPRWGVAFGATHRKQGAAYDRVISEEVRTTYGADLEIFVEKRIGSNFTIRAVGSNLLNGAKREVFNKFDNLEDQQTRDFDEYELESEKAGPVFQLMARYAF; encoded by the coding sequence ATGATTCGAACTTTCAGCCTGCGTTCCGCCGCCGCTCTCGCCATCGTCGCGGTGCTCGCCACCGCTCCCGCTGTCGCGCAGCCGACATCCGCCGACACGGCGCCGATCCAGCGCGACGAGGGCGACATCACGACCTCGCAGGACATCGTCGTCCTCGGCAGCGTCGGCTATCGGGGCCGCAGCGACGAGGCCGAACCCGTCCTTTCATATGACAGCGAGTTTTTCCAGCGCTTCGAGCCGCTGACCGCAGGCGATGCGCTGAAGCGCGTGCCGTCCGTCACCTTTCTGTCCGACGTCATCGAAAGCGACGGTGCGCGCCTTCGCGGCCTGCCGCCGGGCTATACGCAGATCCTGATCAACGGCGAGCGCGTCCCCGGCAACGGCGACGACCGCAGCTTTTTCATGGATCGCATTCCCGCCGAACTGATCGACCGCGTCGAGATCCTCCGCTCCTCGTCGGCGCGCCGCACAGGCGATGCCGTCGCGGGCACGATCAACATCGAACTGCGCGACGGTTTTGAACTCGATGGCGGCTATGTCCGCGCGGGCGCGCTCTATTTCGACGATGAGGAACTCGAACCAAGCCTCGGCCTCGTCTATGGCGGGAAAGTCGGGCCGGGCCGCCTGCTCGTCGGGCTCAATTTTCAGGGTCGCCACAATCCGAAGCGGAAGCGTTCGCTGCGCTATGGCGATTCCCCCGAGAACGATCCCGATTTCCGGGTCAACGAGTTCGACAATCGCGAGGACCAGAGCGACACGCGCGACGGCAAGGATTATTCGGCCAACGCCAGCTATGAGATCGACGGCGAGACCACCGGTTTCCGGATCAGCGGCTTCTACGTCCGCACCGACCGCACGGAGACCGAGCGCAGCTTCGAATATGACGATCCGACGGCGATCAGTGGCCCGCTGCCCAGCGGCAATCTGTTGACCGACAATCGCAACGTTAACAATATCGATCAGGAAAATTACAGCATCGACGCCAGATTGTCGCACGATTGGTCGCTCGGCAAGACGACGCTGCGTCTCGGCCATGCGCGGTTCGACGACAAGCAGCGCGAGAGCGAGAATGAGATCGATTTCGACGTCGATTATGACGATGGCGAAGTGCCGGTGTTCGAACAGGCGTTCACTGCGACCGACATCGTCGACAAGGAATACACCGCCAAGCTCGACCATGAGTTCGACCTTGGTCACGACATCCAGCTTGTGGTCGGCGGCTTCTATCAGAAGAAAAAGCGGAATACCGCGATCCTCGACGCGGACGGCGAAGAGGATTTTCCGGGGCTCGAAACCAGCTATGACCAGTTCGCCGATAGTCCCGACGACCTGCTTTCGCCCTTCGACCCGCTCGAGCCGACCGATGGCGGGGTCAGCCGGATCGAGGAACGACGTCTCGACGGTTTCGCGCTGGTGCAGGGCAAATCGGGCGGGCTGACGTGGGAGGCGGGCATCCGCTATGAAACCACGCGCTTCGACATCACCGACTTCACCGAAGCGGCAGCGATTCCCACGCAGCGCAATGAATATGAAAAATGGCTGCCGTCGGCGTCGGTCAAGTTCGACCTGACCTCGCGCGACCGCATCACCGCGTCGGTCGCGCGCACCAACCGTCGCCCCGATTTCAACTTCATCTCGCCCGCCCTGCTCGAAGAAGAAGTCGGCGACAGCGACCTGCTCGGCAATCCGCAACTCGGTCCCGAAACCGCCTGGGGTTTCGATCTGGGGTATGAGCGCCGCATCGGTCGCACCGGCATCGTCGGGATCAATGCCTTCTACCGCGACGTGACCGACCTCATCGAACTGACCAACACCGGCGAAGAGGGGTCGGAAGGCGAGGGCACTTTCGTCTACCAGCCGCAGAATGTCGGCGACGGCAAGGTGTGGGGCGTCGAGTTCGATCTTTCGACCGACCTCGGTTTCCTCGGCCTGCCCGACACGGGCCTTTTCGGCAACGTCTCGTGGCTCGACAGCGAGATCACCGATTTTGCGGGCAAGCGCCGCTTCAACGGCCAGTCGGACTATGTCTACAACATCGGCTTCGTTCAGGACATCCCGCGCTGGGGCGTTGCTTTCGGCGCGACGCACCGCAAACAGGGCGCGGCCTATGACCGTGTGATCAGCGAGGAAGTGCGCACGACCTATGGCGCCGACCTTGAAATCTTCGTCGAAAAGCGGATCGGCAGCAATTTCACGATCCGCGCGGTCGGATCGAACCTGTTGAACGGAGCCAAGCGCGAAGTGTTCAACAAGTTCGACAATCTCGAAGACCAGCAGACACGCGATTTCGACGAATATGAGCTCGAAAGCGAAAAGGCGGGGCCAGTGTTCCAGCTGATGGCGCGCTACGCCTTTTAG
- a CDS encoding heparinase II/III family protein, with the protein MEGRPLTTAPADPPLDPGYDAAPIDDTIEPGKRLIRLPADKGLSLGDRVANAITRLTWRTPLHALRLKGRFPLKLLGVPADPVPGDPRAGTAIRAGHFLHRGLKLPLGDLDFASLTVAPAFADYLHSFAWLRDLAATGTRADGAPIAEAVVRHWLGTHGETVSEPAWRADNTGWRILFWAAHAPLILSSSDLVYRSAVLNHLARAARHLDRVADKTRPGTGQMVAWVGIVAASLLMPGGEPRQVFGEAGLRKVLETSFYADGGNISRSPQAQLDAIMALSMLARTYDMRRMEVPPFVQEVLARAVPALLGLLHADGGMGCWQGSGATSAAHVQAIVAASGVRTRPLKQARDWGYQRLVANKAVLLADAAPPPIARVTEAGCASTLAFELSDGDERIVVNCGGAALTGATIPADLARGLRTTAAHSTLTLADSNSTAILPGGALGKGVTEVELDRRETPQGSRLEMSHDGYARRHGLIHRRLLILSPNGRELRGEDMLLPAPRTRRKGDKAFTIRFHLGRNISASLTADGLGALLRLGGGPLWQFRTSEGELAIEESLWVDGDGRPYPTEQLVVTGTAPAGGVSVGWIFKHIG; encoded by the coding sequence ATGGAGGGGAGACCGCTGACCACCGCCCCCGCCGACCCGCCGCTCGATCCCGGTTACGACGCCGCGCCGATCGACGACACGATCGAACCCGGCAAACGCCTGATCCGCCTGCCCGCCGACAAGGGGCTGTCGCTCGGCGATCGCGTCGCCAATGCGATCACCCGCCTGACCTGGCGCACCCCGCTCCACGCGCTGCGGCTCAAAGGGCGCTTTCCGCTGAAGCTGCTCGGCGTACCCGCCGACCCGGTGCCGGGCGATCCGCGTGCGGGCACCGCGATCCGTGCCGGCCATTTTCTGCATCGCGGGCTGAAACTGCCGCTCGGCGATCTTGATTTCGCGTCGCTGACCGTCGCGCCGGCCTTTGCCGATTATCTGCACAGCTTTGCCTGGCTGCGCGACCTCGCCGCCACCGGCACCCGCGCCGATGGCGCGCCGATCGCCGAAGCCGTGGTGCGTCACTGGCTCGGCACGCATGGCGAGACGGTGAGCGAACCCGCGTGGCGCGCCGACAATACCGGCTGGCGTATCCTCTTCTGGGCCGCTCACGCGCCGCTCATCCTGTCGTCGAGCGACCTTGTCTATCGCTCGGCGGTGCTCAACCACCTCGCGCGCGCGGCGCGGCACCTCGACCGCGTCGCCGACAAGACGCGGCCGGGCACGGGACAAATGGTCGCGTGGGTCGGCATCGTCGCCGCGTCGCTCCTCATGCCCGGCGGCGAGCCGCGGCAGGTGTTCGGCGAAGCGGGGCTACGCAAGGTGCTGGAAACCAGCTTTTATGCCGACGGCGGCAATATCTCGCGCTCGCCGCAGGCGCAACTCGACGCGATCATGGCGCTGTCGATGCTCGCGCGCACCTATGACATGCGCCGCATGGAGGTGCCACCCTTTGTGCAGGAAGTGCTCGCGCGGGCCGTCCCCGCGCTGCTCGGGCTGCTCCACGCCGATGGCGGCATGGGCTGCTGGCAGGGCAGCGGTGCGACCTCGGCGGCGCATGTGCAGGCGATCGTCGCGGCAAGCGGCGTGCGCACCCGGCCGCTGAAACAGGCGCGCGACTGGGGCTATCAGCGGCTTGTCGCGAACAAGGCGGTGCTGCTCGCCGACGCCGCGCCTCCCCCCATTGCCCGGGTGACCGAGGCGGGCTGCGCTTCGACCCTCGCCTTCGAACTCAGCGATGGCGACGAACGGATCGTCGTCAACTGCGGCGGTGCGGCGCTCACCGGCGCGACGATCCCCGCCGACCTTGCGCGCGGGCTGCGGACAACCGCGGCGCATTCGACGCTGACGCTGGCCGACAGCAATTCGACCGCAATCCTGCCCGGCGGCGCGCTTGGCAAGGGCGTCACCGAGGTCGAGCTTGATCGCCGCGAAACACCGCAGGGCAGCCGGCTCGAGATGAGCCACGACGGCTATGCACGCCGCCACGGGCTGATCCACCGCCGCCTGCTGATCCTCTCACCCAACGGGCGCGAACTGCGCGGCGAGGACATGCTGCTGCCCGCCCCGCGCACGCGGCGCAAGGGCGACAAGGCCTTCACGATCCGCTTTCACCTCGGCCGCAACATTTCGGCCAGCCTGACCGCCGACGGGCTGGGTGCGCTGCTGCGCCTCGGCGGCGGGCCGCTGTGGCAGTTCCGCACCTCCGAAGGCGAGCTGGCCATCGAGGAAAGCCTGTGGGTCGATGGCGATGGCCGCCCCTACCCGACCGAACAGCTTGTCGTCACGGGCACCGCCCCCGCGGGCGGGGTGAGCGTGGGGTGGATATTCAAGCATATCGGGTAG
- the rpe gene encoding ribulose-phosphate 3-epimerase, which produces MTATPPAVRIAPSILSADFAKLGEEVRAIEAAGADWVHIDVMDGHFVPNLTIGPMVVKALRPHSSLPFDVHLMISPVDHFLDAFAAAGADIITVHPEAGPHIHRTVQHIKSLGKQAGVSLNPATPAKMLDYLIDDIDLVLIMSVNPGFGGQSFIASQLRKIEAVKKMIEKSGRDIRLEVDGGIDAATAPRAISAGADVLVAGTATFKGGPGAYADNIRRLRGA; this is translated from the coding sequence ATGACCGCCACGCCGCCCGCCGTCCGCATTGCCCCGTCGATCCTCAGCGCCGATTTCGCGAAGCTGGGCGAGGAAGTGCGCGCGATCGAGGCCGCGGGGGCCGACTGGGTTCATATCGACGTGATGGACGGCCATTTTGTGCCCAATCTGACGATCGGGCCGATGGTGGTGAAGGCGCTGCGCCCGCACTCGTCGCTGCCCTTTGACGTCCATCTGATGATCTCGCCGGTCGACCATTTCCTCGACGCCTTTGCCGCGGCGGGCGCCGACATCATCACCGTCCATCCCGAGGCGGGACCGCACATCCACCGCACCGTCCAGCATATCAAATCGCTGGGCAAACAGGCGGGCGTGTCGCTGAATCCCGCGACCCCGGCCAAGATGCTCGATTATCTGATCGACGACATCGACCTGGTCCTCATCATGAGCGTCAACCCCGGCTTCGGCGGGCAGAGCTTCATCGCCAGCCAGCTTCGCAAGATCGAGGCGGTGAAGAAGATGATCGAGAAATCGGGCCGCGACATAAGGCTGGAGGTCGACGGCGGGATCGATGCGGCGACCGCGCCACGCGCCATATCGGCCGGCGCCGACGTGCTCGTCGCGGGGACCGCGACCTTCAAGGGCGGGCCAGGGGCATATGCCGACAATATCCGGCGGCTGCGCGGGGCCTGA
- a CDS encoding AAA family ATPase: MTRHICLHGAESTGKSTLAPRLALRLGGLVVPEYGRTYAEANGTKFDEVDLLAIFDGHRAATAAALAQQPDWLVSDTDPLMTQAWALMLLGRRLPEIDAWTGVADLYLVPAMDLPWEEDGTRLFGSDLARHQFMDVAIGELERRQLPWAWIEGEGDARIDHAVAAIAAAGLM, from the coding sequence ATGACCCGGCACATCTGCCTGCACGGCGCCGAAAGCACGGGCAAGTCGACGCTCGCCCCGCGGCTCGCGCTGCGGCTCGGCGGGCTGGTCGTCCCCGAATATGGGCGCACCTATGCCGAGGCGAATGGCACCAAGTTCGACGAGGTCGACCTGCTCGCCATTTTCGACGGCCACCGCGCCGCGACCGCGGCGGCGCTGGCCCAGCAGCCCGACTGGCTGGTGTCCGACACCGACCCGCTGATGACGCAGGCGTGGGCGCTCATGCTGCTGGGGCGCCGCTTGCCCGAAATCGATGCGTGGACCGGGGTGGCCGACCTCTATCTCGTTCCCGCGATGGACCTGCCCTGGGAGGAGGACGGCACCCGCCTGTTCGGCAGCGATCTGGCGCGGCATCAGTTCATGGACGTCGCGATCGGCGAACTCGAACGGCGCCAGCTCCCATGGGCGTGGATCGAGGGCGAGGGCGACGCCCGGATCGACCATGCCGTCGCGGCGATTGCGGCGGCGGGGTTGATGTAG
- the pnuC gene encoding nicotinamide riboside transporter PnuC, which translates to MNPVEWVAAAFVLTNVALVALRSVWNYPFALVAVALYAFVFFEAKLYSDMLLQGFFFALNLYGWAAWTRARTDSGVPVGWMGDRARWGWGLGTLAAWAGWSYAMDRHTDAAAPWIDGAIAMISVTAQWLLARRRVESWYLWILVDLIAIPLFASRGLYATSAVYVVLLGLSIDGLIQWRRAAATGRLAP; encoded by the coding sequence ATGAACCCCGTCGAATGGGTTGCCGCCGCCTTCGTGCTCACCAATGTCGCGCTCGTCGCGCTGCGCAGCGTCTGGAACTATCCCTTCGCGCTCGTCGCGGTGGCGCTCTATGCCTTCGTCTTCTTCGAGGCGAAGCTGTACAGCGACATGCTGCTCCAGGGCTTTTTCTTCGCGCTCAATCTTTATGGCTGGGCGGCGTGGACGCGCGCACGGACCGACAGCGGCGTCCCGGTCGGCTGGATGGGCGACCGCGCGCGATGGGGCTGGGGGCTCGGCACGCTAGCCGCCTGGGCGGGATGGAGCTATGCGATGGACCGCCACACCGACGCGGCGGCGCCATGGATCGACGGCGCGATCGCGATGATCAGCGTCACCGCGCAATGGCTGCTCGCGCGGCGGCGCGTCGAAAGCTGGTATCTGTGGATCCTCGTCGACCTGATCGCGATCCCGCTCTTCGCATCGCGCGGGCTTTACGCGACCAGCGCGGTCTATGTCGTGCTGCTCGGCCTGTCGATCGACGGGCTGATCCAGTGGCGCCGCGCGGCGGCGACCGGGCGGCTCGCGCCATGA
- a CDS encoding phytoene/squalene synthase family protein, which translates to MTEAGAYDADALHGFAHDSIARGSKSFALASQLFDRETRERVWLLYAWCRAADDLTDGQDHGGTMAPGHDSAAAVERIRALTDQAFAGAPTGDPAFDALGFLLTEVAIPRAVIDDIVAGFDLDARDWRPRSEDDLLRYCYHVAGAVGVAMALVMGIDPDDERTLDRASDLGIAFQLANIARDVAEDAAADRCYLPVEWMVELDIPPGQHMHPAFRPRLAVMAKWLAEMAEEYEASARWGARKLPPRSRWAVLAAAGIYGDIAREVRRRGDHAWDHRAASSLAAKLGWVARAGWSVLRRPPERRISREGLWTRPRPDGVHTHGECAGA; encoded by the coding sequence ATGACCGAAGCGGGGGCCTATGACGCCGACGCCCTCCACGGTTTCGCGCACGACAGCATCGCGCGCGGGTCGAAAAGCTTTGCTCTCGCGAGTCAGCTTTTCGACCGCGAAACGCGCGAGCGCGTCTGGCTGCTTTACGCCTGGTGCCGCGCGGCCGATGACCTGACCGACGGGCAGGATCATGGCGGCACGATGGCGCCGGGACACGATTCCGCAGCGGCCGTCGAGCGCATCCGGGCGCTGACCGACCAGGCCTTTGCGGGCGCGCCGACGGGCGATCCGGCGTTCGACGCGCTGGGTTTCCTGCTCACCGAGGTGGCGATCCCGCGCGCGGTTATCGACGATATCGTCGCGGGATTCGATCTCGATGCAAGGGACTGGCGGCCGCGCAGCGAGGACGATCTGCTGCGCTATTGCTATCATGTTGCGGGCGCGGTCGGCGTCGCGATGGCGCTGGTGATGGGAATCGACCCCGATGACGAGCGCACGCTCGACCGTGCATCCGACCTCGGCATCGCGTTCCAGCTTGCCAATATCGCGCGCGACGTGGCCGAGGATGCCGCCGCCGACCGCTGTTACCTGCCCGTCGAATGGATGGTCGAACTCGACATTCCGCCGGGGCAGCATATGCACCCCGCCTTTCGCCCCCGGCTCGCCGTGATGGCAAAATGGCTCGCCGAAATGGCGGAAGAATATGAAGCGTCGGCGCGCTGGGGCGCCCGCAAACTGCCGCCGCGCAGCCGCTGGGCGGTGCTCGCCGCCGCGGGCATTTATGGCGACATCGCGCGCGAGGTGCGGCGGCGCGGCGATCATGCGTGGGACCATCGCGCCGCAAGCTCGCTCGCCGCCAAACTGGGCTGGGTTGCGCGCGCGGGCTGGTCGGTGCTCCGCCGCCCGCCAGAGCGACGGATCAGCCGCGAGGGGCTGTGGACGCGGCCCCGGCCGGACGGCGTACACACGCACGGGGAGTGCGCAGGCGCATGA
- a CDS encoding TIGR00730 family Rossman fold protein, which yields MKRLAVYCGSATPDDPVYIETARHVGRTLADRGIGVVYGGGRLGLMGAVADSALEAGGEVIGIIPEALVGAEVAHRGCTELHVVSGMHERKKMFTDLSDGFLTIPGGVGTMDELWEAISWAQLGYHTKPVGLLNAAGFYNDLIAFNRRMIEVGFIRPAHAGILIVDAGLDDLLDKMAHYTPHQTIFAMKAENL from the coding sequence ATGAAACGCCTCGCCGTCTATTGCGGGTCCGCGACCCCCGATGACCCCGTCTATATCGAAACCGCGCGCCATGTCGGGCGCACATTGGCCGACAGGGGCATCGGCGTCGTCTATGGCGGCGGGCGACTGGGGTTGATGGGCGCGGTCGCCGACAGCGCGCTGGAAGCGGGCGGCGAGGTGATCGGCATCATTCCCGAGGCGCTCGTCGGCGCCGAGGTCGCGCATCGCGGCTGCACCGAGCTGCACGTCGTATCGGGGATGCACGAGCGCAAGAAGATGTTCACCGACCTGTCGGACGGGTTCCTGACGATCCCCGGCGGCGTCGGGACGATGGACGAGCTGTGGGAAGCGATCAGCTGGGCGCAGCTCGGCTATCACACCAAGCCCGTCGGGCTGCTCAACGCCGCGGGCTTCTACAACGACCTCATCGCCTTCAACCGCCGGATGATCGAGGTCGGCTTCATCCGCCCCGCCCATGCGGGGATATTGATCGTCGACGCCGGACTCGACGATCTGCTCGACAAGATGGCGCATTATACGCCGCACCAGACGATTTTCGCGATGAAGGCCGAAAATCTCTGA
- a CDS encoding phytoene desaturase: MTRTAIVIGAGFGGLALAIRLQSAGVATTIVEARDKPGGRAYHWVRDGFTFDAGPTVITDPPCLSDLWELSGQDMAADVELMPVSPFYRLNWPDGTNFDYSNDEAALHAEIARLNPADVAGYERFLDYSKGVYEQGYVKLGATAFLDFRAMIRAAPALMKYQAWRSVYSIVSSYVQDERLRQALSFHTLLVGGNPMTTSAIYALIHTIEKDGGVWFARGGTNRLVAALIRLFERLGGTLRLGDAVTAIHTAGDRATGVTTASGWRGDAEMIACNGDLMHAYRDLLADHPRGPKTARSLARKRWSPSLFVVHFGAKGDYPGVAHHSILFGPRYKGLLDDIYKNGVVPDDFSLYLHHPSITDPGMAPPGHSTFYALAPVAHLGKAKADWDGDFGTRFADAIIDEVERRVAPDLRANIVTRFHYTPTDFGRDLNAHLGSAFSLEPVLWQSAFFRAHNRDDRISNLYFVGAGTHPGAGIPGVVGSAKATAALMLDL; this comes from the coding sequence ATGACCCGCACCGCCATCGTCATCGGCGCCGGTTTCGGCGGCCTCGCGCTTGCGATCCGGCTGCAATCGGCAGGGGTCGCGACGACGATCGTCGAGGCGCGCGACAAGCCCGGCGGGCGCGCCTATCATTGGGTGCGCGACGGCTTCACCTTCGACGCCGGGCCGACCGTCATCACCGATCCGCCCTGCCTCAGCGACCTGTGGGAATTGAGCGGGCAGGACATGGCCGCCGACGTCGAACTGATGCCCGTCAGTCCTTTCTACCGGCTCAACTGGCCCGACGGGACCAATTTCGACTATTCGAACGACGAGGCGGCGCTCCACGCCGAGATCGCGCGGCTGAACCCCGCCGACGTCGCGGGTTACGAACGCTTCCTCGACTATTCGAAGGGCGTTTACGAACAGGGCTATGTCAAGCTCGGCGCGACCGCCTTTCTCGACTTTCGGGCGATGATCAGGGCCGCGCCTGCGCTGATGAAATATCAGGCGTGGCGCAGCGTCTATTCGATCGTCTCCTCCTATGTGCAGGATGAGCGGCTGCGGCAGGCGCTGTCGTTCCACACCCTGCTCGTTGGCGGCAATCCGATGACGACGAGCGCCATCTATGCGCTGATCCACACGATCGAGAAGGACGGCGGCGTCTGGTTCGCGCGCGGCGGCACCAACCGGCTGGTCGCCGCACTGATCCGCCTGTTCGAGCGGCTGGGCGGGACGCTGCGCCTCGGCGATGCGGTGACGGCGATTCACACCGCGGGCGACCGCGCGACCGGGGTGACCACCGCGAGCGGCTGGCGCGGCGACGCCGAAATGATCGCGTGCAACGGCGACCTGATGCACGCCTACCGCGACCTGCTCGCCGATCATCCGCGCGGGCCGAAAACGGCGCGCAGCCTGGCGCGCAAACGCTGGTCGCCGTCGCTGTTCGTCGTGCATTTCGGCGCGAAGGGCGACTATCCCGGTGTCGCGCACCACAGCATCTTGTTCGGCCCGCGGTATAAAGGGCTGCTCGACGACATCTACAAGAACGGCGTCGTGCCGGACGATTTCTCGCTCTACCTCCACCATCCCAGCATCACCGATCCGGGCATGGCGCCGCCGGGGCATTCGACCTTTTACGCGCTTGCCCCCGTCGCGCACCTCGGCAAGGCGAAAGCCGACTGGGACGGCGATTTCGGCACGCGCTTCGCCGATGCGATCATCGACGAGGTCGAACGGCGCGTCGCACCCGATCTTCGCGCCAATATCGTCACGCGCTTTCACTATACGCCGACCGATTTCGGTCGCGACCTCAATGCGCACCTCGGCAGCGCGTTCAGCCTCGAACCCGTGCTGTGGCAGTCGGCCTTTTTCCGCGCGCACAACCGCGACGACAGGATTTCCAATCTTTACTTCGTCGGCGCGGGAACGCATCCGGGCGCGGGAATCCCAGGCGTCGTCGGCAGCGCCAAGGCAACGGCGGCGTTGATGCTGGACTTGTAA
- the crtY gene encoding lycopene beta-cyclase CrtY, with the protein MVGPNIDKCDIAIVGGGLAGGLAALALAAKRPDLDIRLIEPGPVGGNHIWSFFDSDIAKKDRWLVAPLVRHHWPRYDVRFPAHARTLHMGYKSITGEALAEAVAAALPDGHIIADRAKHVAPDHLLLARGGRLSAKHVLDARGAGKFPTLDCGWQKFVGQALTVKGGHGVEQPVVMDATVEQLDGYRFVYLLPFDAETLFVEDTYYSDDADLDEMVVRERIAAYAAAQGWQVTATMREESGVLPVVIAGDFDRLWPESDRTSRIGVRAGMFHATTGYSLPHAVRTAAALPALVGRADLPALLRARAQSAWRRQRFYRMLDAMLFRAADPDRRYRIFERFYRLSPRLVARFYAGRSTAADRLRLLAGKPPVPVGRALSALAKLDWK; encoded by the coding sequence ATGGTGGGGCCGAACATCGATAAATGCGACATCGCGATCGTCGGCGGCGGGCTTGCGGGCGGACTTGCGGCGCTGGCGCTGGCGGCCAAGCGGCCCGATCTCGACATACGACTGATCGAGCCGGGGCCGGTCGGGGGCAATCATATCTGGTCCTTTTTCGACAGCGACATCGCAAAGAAGGACCGCTGGCTCGTCGCGCCGCTCGTCCGCCACCACTGGCCGCGCTATGACGTGCGCTTTCCCGCGCACGCGCGGACGCTGCACATGGGATATAAAAGCATCACCGGCGAAGCGCTGGCCGAAGCGGTGGCGGCGGCGCTGCCGGACGGCCATATCATCGCCGATCGCGCGAAACATGTCGCGCCCGACCATCTGCTGCTGGCGCGCGGCGGGCGATTGTCGGCGAAGCATGTCCTCGACGCGCGCGGCGCGGGCAAGTTTCCGACACTGGACTGCGGCTGGCAGAAGTTTGTCGGGCAGGCGCTCACCGTGAAGGGCGGGCACGGCGTCGAACAGCCGGTGGTGATGGACGCGACGGTGGAGCAATTGGACGGCTATCGCTTTGTCTATCTCCTCCCCTTCGACGCCGAAACCCTGTTCGTCGAGGACACCTATTACAGCGACGACGCCGACCTCGACGAAATGGTGGTGCGCGAACGCATTGCCGCCTATGCCGCGGCGCAGGGCTGGCAGGTGACGGCGACGATGCGCGAGGAGAGCGGCGTGTTACCAGTGGTGATCGCGGGCGATTTCGACCGGTTGTGGCCGGAATCGGACCGCACGTCACGAATCGGCGTGCGCGCAGGGATGTTCCACGCGACGACGGGTTATTCGCTGCCGCACGCCGTACGCACCGCGGCGGCGCTGCCCGCGCTGGTCGGTCGCGCCGACCTGCCCGCGCTGCTGCGCGCGCGCGCGCAGTCGGCGTGGCGGCGCCAGCGCTTTTACCGGATGCTGGACGCCATGCTGTTCCGCGCCGCCGATCCCGATAGGCGTTACCGCATTTTCGAGCGATTCTATCGCCTGTCGCCGCGGCTCGTCGCGCGCTTCTATGCCGGGCGGTCGACCGCGGCGGACCGGCTGCGCCTGCTTGCGGGAAAGCCGCCGGTGCCGGTCGGCCGCGCGCTGTCGGCGCTTGCAAAACTGGATTGGAAATGA